A DNA window from Hemibagrus wyckioides isolate EC202008001 linkage group LG11, SWU_Hwy_1.0, whole genome shotgun sequence contains the following coding sequences:
- the gadd45ab gene encoding growth arrest and DNA-damage-inducible, alpha, b: MCNMTYEEFCGDNATERMESVVKALEEVLTAALPQGCITVGVYEAAKSLNIDPDNVVLCLLATDEEDVQDVALQIHFTLIQAFCCENDINILRVNNMRWLAEILDGVKPVGGEPVDLHCVLVTKPQSSACKDPALSKLNRFCRDSRCLDQWVPVINLPER; the protein is encoded by the exons ATGTGCAATATGACCTACGAGGAATTTTGTGGAGATAACGCCACGGAAAG AATGGAGTCTGTGGTGAAGGCACTGGAGGAGGTGCTGACTGCTGCTTTACCTCAGGGCTGCATCACGGTCGGAGTTTACGAGGCTGCAAAGTCACTCAACAT AGATCCAGACAACGTGGTCTTGTGTCTTCTGGCTACAGATGAGGAAGATGTCCAGGACGTTGCCCTTCAGATCCACTTCACGCTGATCCAGGCCTTCTGCTGCGAAAATGACATTAACATTTTGCGGGTGAACAACATGAGATGGCTGGCGGAGATCCTGGACGGTGTCAAGCCGGTGGGAGGAGAGCCAGTGGACCTGCACTGCGTCTTAGTCACC AAACCACAGTCGTCTGCATGCAAAGACCCAGCCTTGAGCAAACTGAATCGTTTCTGCAGAGACAGTCGCTGTTTGGATCAGTGGGTGCCTGTCATCAACCTGCCTGAGCGATGA